The stretch of DNA TCCATACTAACCTCCATCAAAAAAGTCCTCACACAAAAAACTTGTGTGAGGACGTCGATGCGCGGTACCACCTCAATTATAGGGAATTTCCCTATCGCTCTGTCTCGCAATAACGAGATGCACTGTAAGGTGTGCTCACCGAATTTTTATGATTTCAAATTCTAAATAACATTCAGCCCAATTTTCATCATCATCACTTATCTGTTTTCAGCTACCACAGACTCTCTAAAAAGTTTATATGATTACTTTTCTGAATGGTTAAATTATATCATTTTTCAACTACTTGTCAAGACTCTTTTAGCATTTTTTTGAACTATTCAAAAACTTCCCCTATTGAAAAGAGGAAGTTTGAAAGGTATCAGCCTGAATTACGCAATCCTGTCGCAATTCCGTTGATGGTTGTATGGATTAATTTTTCTTGATCGCTTGATAATTCTCCACGACGTTGACGTTTAATCAACTCCAACTGGATATAGTTAAGAATATTAAAGTAAGGCATACGGTAATCCAAACTTGCTTTTAGATATGGATTCTCAGCCAAAAGTTCATCATAACCTTCAATAGCCAAGATGACTTCCTTGGTAACTTGCCATTCATTTAGAATAGTCTCATAGATTGCTTTTACTTCTTCATCCTCACACAGTTTGGCATATTCAAAAGCAATGTTCATATTTGATTTTGACAAGACCATGTCGACATTTGAAAGAAGCGATTGGAAGAAAGGCCAATTTTGATACATATCTCGTAGGATAGCGATATTCTCTGGATTTTTATCGATAAATTCCTTGAAGCTTGAACCAACCCCATACCAGCCAGGGAACATGACGCGACTTTGCGACCATGAGAAGACCCAAGGGATGGCTCTCAAACCACCGATTTCAGTAATAGTCTTACGAGCGGCTGGACGAGAACCAATGTTAAAGCTTGAAATAGCCTTGATTGGACTTGACTCGAAGAAATAATCATAGAAATGATCATTACCAAAGACCAAATCACGGTAGATATCGTAACTACGGTCCACTACTTGGTCCATAATAGCTTCATAACGATTGGATGTATTGGTATCGCTCTTCTTCTGCGTAATCATACGGTTAATGGCTGCAGATACTAACATTTCAAGGTTATAATAGGCAGCATCTTTGTTACCATATTTATTGCCAATTACTTCACCCTGCTCCGTCAAGCGGATACGATCCTTGATAGACTTGAGCGGTTGGGAGGTAATAGCTTCATAGGTTGGTCCACCACCACGACCAACAGTCCCACCACGGCCGTGGAAGAAGGTAACCTTAACACCAAATTCATCTCCAATGGCAGTCAGTTGTTGTTGGGCCTTGTAGAGAGTCCAACATGATGATAGGTAGCCACCATCTTTATTACTATCAGAGTAACCAAGCATGATTTCTTGGTAGTTATTACGCGAAGCAATCCATTTCTTAGCAAGAGGAAGAGAAAGGTATTCTCTCATAGTTTCTTCTGAGTGGTCCAAGTCCTCGATTGTTTCAAAGAGAGGAACGATTTGGACACGGGCTCTTTCTTTATCAACTAACCCTACTTCTTTTAGCAAGATAGCCAATTCCAGCATGTCTGATACGCTGGTTGCATGTGAAATGATGGTCTGACGAATGACATCATCTCCCAACTTATCTTTCAACTTACGAGCAGCCTTAAAGATTGCTAATTCTTTTTCAAGTAACTCTGATTTTTCAACATGAGTGGCAGAAAGAATGCGTGGATCTTCTTCCAATTCTTTCAAGAGAAGCTGGCATTTTTCTTCTTCACTTAATTCACTATAATGAGAATGAATACCTGCTGATTTCAAGAGTTCGGCTACACAAGCTTCATGAACACTAGAATCTTGACGCATGTCAATAGATGCCAAATAGAAACCAAAAATTTCAACTGCTTGAATCAATTCAACAAAATCACCAGAAATCAGTGCTTCACCCTTGTTTTCCAAGAGGGAATCACAGATGGTAATTAAGTCCTTATAAAAATCATTGGCCGTTTCATAGCGAGCCCCAACTTCCTTATCCTCAATCAGATAGGTTTTTGTTGCTTGGATTTTTGATTGAATATCAAATAAGGCACGGCGGTAAAGTTCTTTTTCACGATAAATCGAGTTATCCTTGGATTGACGAGCCATTTCTCTGACTTGCTTGCTGACATTGACAATACTAGTTGAGAGGGAGAATTCACGATAAAGTTGGTAAATTTTTTCATCATAGTAGTTCATGATGACTTCACACTGAGTCATAGCAGATTGTTTCAAGGTATCTGCTGTAACAAAAGGATTACCATCACGGTCTCCACCAATCCACATTCCCATGGTAATTGGTTTAGGATGTTTCAACTCCAGTCCATGTTTTTTAGCCAGACGCTTGTACTCAGCAGTCAAATGAGGAACTGCCTTCAGAAATGAACTATTGTAGTATTCCATGACATTCGTGATTTCATTGGTTACTTTCAATTTCTTTTCACGAATCATATCTGTCTGCATGATAATCTCAATGTAACGACGGAGATCATTATGCCATTTTTCCTTATTAATCAAACCTAATTTCACATCACGGTACTTACGCAAGAGGGTATGGATATGGTTAGTCAAATCCAACATACTCTTACGTTGCACTTGTGTTGGATGGGCTGTCAAAACAGGGACAACATTCAAGTGTTCTAGAATTTCAACCGCATTTTCTTTTTCTGCAACCATTTTGATCGTTGCTGATAATTTACCAAGATAATCTTGATCGATATTATTTTGATGGTTGATTTCATAGGCCAAATCCACGTCTTCTGAAATATTAATCAAAAGAGGCAAGATAGAGAAATAGCGTGAAATATAAGCCATTTCATCATTTGTCAAACTGGTAACTAATTGATTCAAACCTTGATAATCTTCTTGAGTTGACAATTCCTTCAACTGTATGATTTTTTCAAAAGTCTCTGGGGCAAGCATGTTTTTAGTAATATCTTCTAACAATTCTGTTAAAATCAATACTTCTTCTTGTATAACAGCTTTATTACTATAGTTTTCTAATTTTTGAAGAGACATAGGTAATCCTTTCCACTCTCAGCTCTACATATAGTTTGATGAGTGAGCTTCTAACTCCTCATATAATTGGGCACGTTTTTCACTTGCATCAATATTTAAGACAAAGGCGATGGCTACAGACAAGACTAGGAGACTGTTCCCTCCTTGCGATAAGAAGGGGAAGGTTACTCCTGTCGAGGGAATAATACCAGAAATTCCACCGATATTGACAAAGACCTGTACCAACATCATCCCCCCAACCCCAATCGCCATCATAGAATTAAAGGGATTCTTAGCACGAATTCCTACTAGGATAATTCGCAAAATCAGGAAAAAGACAAGTGCCAAAATCAAACTGGCTCCCACAAATCCAAACTCTTCAATGACAATTGAAAATACAAAGTCTGTATGGGCCTCTGGTAAATAACCACGTTTTTCTATTGAATTTCCTAAGCCTAAACCAAACCATCCACCATTTACCATAGCAAAGTAGGAATTTGCAAGTTGGTGACCAGCTCCTGCCAAATCAGCAAAGGGATTAAAGTAGGCACTGAAACGCTTGGCCACGTAACCAAATACTGGAACTTTTGAAAACTTATCAACCCCAATTACAGAAATAGCTGATAGAGATAGGGCTGAAACTCCAAACAATACACCGATAAAGACTATAAACCAACGATGAGCAATCCCACTAACTGTATACATAATCAAGGCGACCAGCGCTAGGATTGTAGCATTCCCCAAATCTGGGAAAATAGCCAAACTTCCTATCATTACCAAGAGGACAAAACGCCAATCATTAAAAGCTCGAGGAATCCATTGATTTTGAGTTAAAACTTGAAAATCGTAAATACCAATTTCATCCTGTTGTTTTGAAAAACGTTGGGCCAAGTACCAGACGATGATAATCTTCAAATACTCCGCTGGCTGAATGGTCAAAGGTCCTACTGAAATCCAACCATAGGCTCCATTGACTGGCGTACCAATTAAGCGAGCCAGAGCTAAGAGAATCAGCTCAACAAACATAACAATAAATAAAAGTCGTTCTTTTCTTAAAAAATTCAGTTTCAGCTTATATATCAAGACAATCAATATTAAACTAAATATCCAAAACATTCCCTGACTTCGAACCAATTGGAGGGCACTTTTACCTTCTTCGATAAGAATGGCACTGGTTGTAGAATAGACTACAATCAAACCCAAAATAGATAAAAGTAAGTAAGGAACTAGAATAGAATAGTTTAACAGGTGCCTCTTACTAATCTTCATAGTATCACCAATCTAATGAGAACAAAAGAAATTATTCCCAAATTCCGTTTATTTTCTAGTTTTGATTGCTATTATACCATTTTTTCCGAAAGAAAAAAACTCTTACCCTTAAGATAGAAGATTTTCTCATAAGAAAAAGAGCACTTGGCTCTTTTCTGTTTTATTCTTTTGAAGAACTGCTTGAGCTTGAATCTCCACCACCGATGTATTGAGTGAAGATATTTTGGAAGGCTTGATCTTTAACCTTGATATTGGCTGCTTGCAATTCTTTTCCGATAATACTTTGAACAAATGATGCGTCGTTTTGTTTTTGAGTTAAGATAACAGTTTTTAATTTTTCTTTGTAATCGTCAATATTAGATGATTTTTCTGTTTTCTTAATCAGTTTAACAATGTAATATTGACTGCTGTAGGCTTGTGTTCCAGTAACGCTAATCACATCAGAAACACCGTTTACATCTAAAGCAAAAGCAGCTTTTTTAACTTGTTCTGGTACTTCTGTTGAAGCAGAATCAAAAGTGATTTCTCCACCATTCGCTTTAGTTTTCTCATCTGTTGAATTATCTTTGGCTAATTGAGCAAAGTCTGCATCACTAGCTTTAGCTTTTTCAAGAATTTCTTTAGCTTTGTCTTCATTGTCCAAACGGATAATTTGAGCAGTCACATCAGGAGTGTATTCGTCAAAGGCCTTCTTGTAAGCATCATCTGTCAATTCAGCTTCTGCTGCTTTCTTAACTGCCAACTCAACCAATTTACTTGTACGAATTTGAGCTTTACGTGTTTCAAGAGTCATTCCTGCTTGTGACAAGACACGTTGGTAGTTTTCACCATATTGTTTTTCTTCTTCGGCAATAGTGTCGTTGACTTCTTTGTCATCTACTTCTGAACCGTATTGTTTCTCAAATACTTTTTGGATAGTCAAGTTCAACAACACTTGTTGGGCTGAAGGATTGCTTTTCACTTGCTCATAAAATTGATGTTCTGTGATAACATCTCCTTTCATGCTGATAAGATCTGCTCCTTCTGAACCTTTCGAACAAGCTGCTAAAGTTGCTACTGATAATAATGTAATGGCACCTGCCAATAATTTTTTCTTCATGTCTACTCCTTTGAGATAAGTGTTACCCTATCTATTTTACTATATTTTCTTAAATTTTTCTGAAAATCATTCGCTGTCAGGCAATTGAACATCTGCTACATTTTTACGAAGCATGAGAATACCGTCCCCCAGAGGTACTAATGTTGCAGTAAGCCCTGGATTGTCTAAGGTTGCATCAAATAGTCTTTGAAGTCCTCTGTATATAGTTCGCTGGCCACGACGGACTTCCATAATATCCTTAGCAACATCACCACCTTGGAAAATATCATCCAAGACAACCACACCACCAATTTCCAAATGTTTGAGGATTTCTGGCAAAAAGACGATGTATTTAGACTTGGCTGAATCCATAAAGACGAAATCATAGGACTCTGTCAAGGTAGATAAGATATCTACCGCATCTCCTTCTAGGAGCGTGATTTGCTTGCGACTGTCAAACTGGGCAAAATTTTCCTTGGCAAAACCAATCATTTCTGGATTGCGGTCAATGGTTGTAATCTTGGCCTTTGGCGCATGTTCCGCCATCAAGAGGGCTGAAAAACCGATAGCCGTCCCAATTTCCAGAATGTTTTTAGGTTGTATGGTTTCCATGAGAAAACGGAAATAAGCAACCGTTTCATGGGGAATAATGGGAATATTTTCCTTGCGGGCAAAGTCTTCCAATTCTTTCAAAGATCCTGTGACCTGCTTTTGGCGCTGACGCATCAAGTCTACAATTTCTTCCTTGACGACAGGGCGACGCATGTTATGGTTGGCATTTTTACTATATGATTCAACCATCTTATGCCATTCCCAATTTTTCAACAAGTGCTTCAAACTCATTTAAACGACGTTCAAAGACTGCAAAGGCATCGTTGAGGTAGTCTTCCTTCTCCATATCAACTCCAGCTTTTCTCATGACATTAAGTGGATAGTCAGACTTACCTGCCTTGAGATAGTCGATATAGCGGTCACGGTCTTCTTGATTACCATGGACAATCTTTTCAGCCAAGGCTGAGGCTGCTGCAAAGCCAGTTGAATATTGGTATACATAGTAGTTATAGTAGAAGTGTGGAATGCGAGCCCACTCGTATTGGATTTCAGGATTGTCTTCCTTACTCAAACCATAATACTCTTGGTTCAAGTCTGCGTAGAGTTTATTTAGGAAATCACTTGTCAAGACTTCTCCATTTTGGTCCGCTTGGTGGATAGCGTGTTCAAACTCAGCAAATTGAGTTTGACGGAAAACTGTCCCACGGAAACCATCTAGGAAGTTATTGAGAATAGCAAAGCGCGTTGCATCATCTTCCACTTCTTCCAATAATTTCTCCGTCAAGATATTTTCATTGGTAGTTGATGCAATCTCAGCCAAGAAGATAGAATAATCTCCGTAAACATAAGGCTGCGTTTCACGAGTATAGCTTGAATGCATACTGTGACCTGTTTCATGAACAAGGGTAAAGAGATTGTCTAGATTGTCCTGCCAGTTAAGAAGCATAAAGGCATTTGTATCGTAAGAACCACCAGAGTAAGCCCCTGAACGCTTGCCTTGATTTTCGTAAACATCAATCCAACGATCACTGAAGGCACGTTTAACACGGCTCAAGTAATCCTCACCCAAGACTGCCAAGGCATCTTCTGCCTTTTTCAAGGCTTCTTTGTAGGTAAAACTATATTCAACAG from Streptococcus mitis encodes:
- the ppc gene encoding phosphoenolpyruvate carboxylase, with product MSLQKLENYSNKAVIQEEVLILTELLEDITKNMLAPETFEKIIQLKELSTQEDYQGLNQLVTSLTNDEMAYISRYFSILPLLINISEDVDLAYEINHQNNIDQDYLGKLSATIKMVAEKENAVEILEHLNVVPVLTAHPTQVQRKSMLDLTNHIHTLLRKYRDVKLGLINKEKWHNDLRRYIEIIMQTDMIREKKLKVTNEITNVMEYYNSSFLKAVPHLTAEYKRLAKKHGLELKHPKPITMGMWIGGDRDGNPFVTADTLKQSAMTQCEVIMNYYDEKIYQLYREFSLSTSIVNVSKQVREMARQSKDNSIYREKELYRRALFDIQSKIQATKTYLIEDKEVGARYETANDFYKDLITICDSLLENKGEALISGDFVELIQAVEIFGFYLASIDMRQDSSVHEACVAELLKSAGIHSHYSELSEEEKCQLLLKELEEDPRILSATHVEKSELLEKELAIFKAARKLKDKLGDDVIRQTIISHATSVSDMLELAILLKEVGLVDKERARVQIVPLFETIEDLDHSEETMREYLSLPLAKKWIASRNNYQEIMLGYSDSNKDGGYLSSCWTLYKAQQQLTAIGDEFGVKVTFFHGRGGTVGRGGGPTYEAITSQPLKSIKDRIRLTEQGEVIGNKYGNKDAAYYNLEMLVSAAINRMITQKKSDTNTSNRYEAIMDQVVDRSYDIYRDLVFGNDHFYDYFFESSPIKAISSFNIGSRPAARKTITEIGGLRAIPWVFSWSQSRVMFPGWYGVGSSFKEFIDKNPENIAILRDMYQNWPFFQSLLSNVDMVLSKSNMNIAFEYAKLCEDEEVKAIYETILNEWQVTKEVILAIEGYDELLAENPYLKASLDYRMPYFNILNYIQLELIKRQRRGELSSDQEKLIHTTINGIATGLRNSG
- the ftsW gene encoding cell division peptidoglycan polymerase FtsW, whose protein sequence is MKISKRHLLNYSILVPYLLLSILGLIVVYSTTSAILIEEGKSALQLVRSQGMFWIFSLILIVLIYKLKLNFLRKERLLFIVMFVELILLALARLIGTPVNGAYGWISVGPLTIQPAEYLKIIIVWYLAQRFSKQQDEIGIYDFQVLTQNQWIPRAFNDWRFVLLVMIGSLAIFPDLGNATILALVALIMYTVSGIAHRWFIVFIGVLFGVSALSLSAISVIGVDKFSKVPVFGYVAKRFSAYFNPFADLAGAGHQLANSYFAMVNGGWFGLGLGNSIEKRGYLPEAHTDFVFSIVIEEFGFVGASLILALVFFLILRIILVGIRAKNPFNSMMAIGVGGMMLVQVFVNIGGISGIIPSTGVTFPFLSQGGNSLLVLSVAIAFVLNIDASEKRAQLYEELEAHSSNYM
- the prsA gene encoding peptidylprolyl isomerase PrsA, whose amino-acid sequence is MKKKLLAGAITLLSVATLAACSKGSEGADLISMKGDVITEHQFYEQVKSNPSAQQVLLNLTIQKVFEKQYGSEVDDKEVNDTIAEEEKQYGENYQRVLSQAGMTLETRKAQIRTSKLVELAVKKAAEAELTDDAYKKAFDEYTPDVTAQIIRLDNEDKAKEILEKAKASDADFAQLAKDNSTDEKTKANGGEITFDSASTEVPEQVKKAAFALDVNGVSDVISVTGTQAYSSQYYIVKLIKKTEKSSNIDDYKEKLKTVILTQKQNDASFVQSIIGKELQAANIKVKDQAFQNIFTQYIGGGDSSSSSSSKE
- a CDS encoding O-methyltransferase, giving the protein MVESYSKNANHNMRRPVVKEEIVDLMRQRQKQVTGSLKELEDFARKENIPIIPHETVAYFRFLMETIQPKNILEIGTAIGFSALLMAEHAPKAKITTIDRNPEMIGFAKENFAQFDSRKQITLLEGDAVDILSTLTESYDFVFMDSAKSKYIVFLPEILKHLEIGGVVVLDDIFQGGDVAKDIMEVRRGQRTIYRGLQRLFDATLDNPGLTATLVPLGDGILMLRKNVADVQLPDSE